One stretch of Pseudomonas azotoformans DNA includes these proteins:
- a CDS encoding peptidylprolyl isomerase: MKKPTLMVGAGALALLVVAVGLSLRPGSDPVAAQQPAPVTNPVPVGPAVARLGNQQIDLTELKTVLASLPAESREQLRGNRGALETWIRSRLAQKAVLEQADAQGWRQRPDVEQQTRAAAEQIVFRDYMLSVSQVPADYPSAAELQQAYDSGKSQWVTPPLYRVSQIFLAVNDPQAVDSVRRQAQELSRRAQAAPNEFAALATQFSQDTDSAARGGDSGMQPLQQLVPEVRSAVSRLKVGAVSDVVQSAAGFHVLKLTGQQPARTATLDELRERLTQALRAQRQEQIAKAYLEGMLNTATLSIDGAELNKVLE; encoded by the coding sequence GTGAAAAAGCCAACCCTGATGGTCGGCGCGGGCGCGCTGGCCTTGCTGGTGGTGGCGGTGGGCTTGAGCCTGCGACCGGGCAGCGACCCGGTGGCGGCGCAGCAACCGGCGCCGGTGACTAACCCTGTACCGGTCGGACCGGCGGTGGCCCGCTTGGGCAACCAGCAGATCGACCTGACGGAACTGAAAACCGTGCTGGCCAGCCTGCCTGCCGAGTCCCGCGAGCAATTGCGCGGCAACCGTGGTGCGCTGGAAACCTGGATTCGTTCACGCCTGGCGCAAAAGGCCGTGCTCGAACAGGCCGACGCCCAGGGCTGGCGCCAGCGCCCGGACGTGGAGCAGCAAACCCGCGCCGCCGCCGAGCAGATTGTATTTCGCGACTACATGTTGTCGGTCAGCCAGGTGCCGGCCGATTACCCCAGCGCCGCCGAATTGCAGCAGGCCTACGACAGCGGCAAGTCGCAGTGGGTGACGCCGCCGTTGTACCGAGTGAGCCAGATTTTCCTTGCAGTGAATGACCCGCAAGCCGTCGACAGTGTGCGCCGCCAGGCCCAGGAGCTGAGCCGTCGCGCCCAGGCGGCACCGAATGAGTTCGCCGCCCTGGCTACGCAGTTCTCCCAGGACACCGACTCTGCGGCACGCGGTGGCGACTCGGGCATGCAGCCGTTGCAGCAACTGGTGCCGGAAGTGCGCAGTGCAGTGTCGCGCCTCAAGGTCGGTGCCGTGTCGGACGTGGTGCAGAGCGCGGCGGGGTTTCATGTGCTCAAACTCACCGGCCAGCAACCGGCGCGCACCGCGACCCTCGACGAACTGCGTGAACGCCTCACCCAAGCCTTGCGTGCCCAGCGCCAGGAGCAGATCGCCAAGGCTTACCTCGAAGGCAT